The following are from one region of the Sandaracinus amylolyticus genome:
- a CDS encoding tetratricopeptide repeat protein — translation MEDEAEGRRLVAFADQLSSEGRYEEAIGWYERAIVCAPIALGAYRFVIGELLFELQRYPDAARAFEMVVTALPAHAQGWEALGRTCSMLGAHDRAAMALEHAIALAPGWAEPCYHAALAYAELGQRTAAEDRLRRAIALDPRFAEAARDDGLM, via the coding sequence ATGGAGGACGAGGCGGAGGGCAGGCGGCTCGTCGCGTTCGCCGATCAGCTCTCGTCGGAGGGTCGCTACGAGGAGGCGATCGGGTGGTACGAGCGCGCGATCGTGTGTGCGCCGATCGCGCTCGGCGCGTACCGCTTCGTGATCGGGGAGCTCCTCTTCGAGCTGCAGCGTTATCCCGATGCGGCGCGCGCCTTCGAGATGGTGGTCACGGCGCTGCCCGCGCACGCGCAGGGATGGGAGGCGCTCGGGCGCACCTGCTCGATGCTCGGCGCGCACGATCGGGCCGCGATGGCGCTCGAGCACGCGATCGCGCTGGCACCCGGGTGGGCCGAGCCCTGTTATCACGCCGCCCTCGCGTACGCCGAGCTCGGTCAGCGCACGGCCGCCGAGGATCGCCTGCGCCGCGCGATCGCCCTCGATCCGCGGTTCGCCGAGGCAGCGCGCGACGACGGGCTGATGTGA
- a CDS encoding TerB family tellurite resistance protein gives MDFTQLNPQERLALAALVRTMVRLDRSYSSEESQRLHAIAEELGDPEAFWDEIERAEQNVSDGEKLEAVTRAVTRPEARELIVDVLESVAAAEVESPAEQKMLADLRALWNMPAPA, from the coding sequence GTGGACTTCACACAGCTCAACCCGCAGGAGCGCCTCGCGCTCGCCGCGCTGGTCCGCACGATGGTGCGCCTCGACCGCAGCTACTCGAGCGAAGAGTCGCAGCGCCTCCACGCGATCGCCGAGGAGCTCGGCGATCCCGAGGCGTTCTGGGACGAGATCGAGCGCGCCGAGCAGAACGTGAGCGACGGCGAGAAGCTCGAGGCGGTCACGCGTGCCGTCACGCGCCCCGAGGCGCGCGAGCTGATCGTCGACGTGCTCGAGTCGGTCGCGGCCGCGGAGGTCGAGAGCCCCGCCGAGCAGAAGATGCTCGCCGACCTGCGCGCGCTCTGGAACATGCCCGCCCCGGCGTGA
- a CDS encoding C-type lectin domain-containing protein, translating to MAGEPNGGPNDADPNGDLDAALALDGGEHPADGGSVEDAGAPEDAGRDEPIDAALADAGPDLDGGPGDAGVVPCAPGMPERCDGRDQDCDDLVDEGAGDCGCDRVLGARGRSYLFCTTHRNYVDARAFCAARGYDLVVIDDADENAFVRTEQRTRGNDFLIGLDDRDTERTFVWVDRRTAWRNGTSELFATWASGQPDDFLGEDCVQMRDNGRWNDVDCGDAFRHVCESALP from the coding sequence GTGGCGGGCGAGCCCAACGGCGGTCCGAACGATGCCGACCCCAACGGCGACCTCGACGCCGCGCTCGCGCTCGACGGTGGTGAGCATCCCGCCGACGGAGGCTCGGTCGAGGACGCCGGGGCGCCCGAGGACGCGGGCCGCGACGAGCCGATCGACGCCGCGCTCGCCGACGCCGGTCCCGATCTCGACGGCGGCCCCGGCGATGCCGGCGTCGTCCCGTGCGCGCCGGGCATGCCCGAGCGCTGCGACGGACGCGACCAGGACTGCGACGATCTCGTCGACGAAGGCGCGGGCGACTGCGGCTGCGATCGTGTGCTCGGCGCGCGCGGTCGCTCCTACCTGTTCTGCACGACGCACCGCAATTACGTGGATGCGCGCGCGTTCTGCGCGGCGCGCGGGTACGACCTCGTGGTGATCGACGACGCGGACGAGAACGCGTTCGTGCGCACCGAGCAGCGCACGCGGGGCAACGACTTCCTCATCGGGCTCGACGACCGCGACACCGAGCGCACGTTCGTGTGGGTCGACCGACGCACCGCCTGGAGGAACGGCACGTCGGAGCTGTTCGCGACGTGGGCGAGCGGCCAGCCCGACGACTTCCTCGGCGAGGACTGCGTCCAGATGCGCGACAACGGGCGGTGGAACGACGTCGACTGCGGCGACGCGTTCCGTCACGTGTGCGAGTCAGCACTGCCCTGA
- a CDS encoding acyl-CoA desaturase — protein sequence MPPSAVPTATLTPDAVFAPSETDATPPTAIPTERSRHRYDWLASVPFILCHVAVLGALWSGVTWQAVVVCIALYWIRVFGVTAGYHRYFSHRAFETSRPMQFVLAWIAQSTSQKGAIWWASHHRAHHLYSDSERDLHSPRQHGFLHAHLGWLFSGSDKTEWNRVKDLAKFPELVWLEKYYLVPPIVTGFLVWLFFGWSGLFIGFFLSTVFTWHGTFFINSLAHVWGTRRFETKDDSRNNPFLAILTMGEGWHNNHHHYMSSARQGFYWWEIDLTYYLLVAMEKVGLVWNLKQPPERVLEAGRRADAERRALARG from the coding sequence ATGCCTCCGAGCGCGGTGCCGACTGCGACCCTGACCCCCGACGCGGTGTTCGCGCCGTCCGAGACGGACGCGACGCCCCCGACCGCGATCCCGACCGAGCGGTCGCGTCATCGCTACGACTGGCTCGCGTCGGTGCCCTTCATCCTCTGCCACGTCGCGGTGCTCGGCGCGCTCTGGTCGGGCGTCACCTGGCAGGCGGTCGTCGTCTGCATCGCGCTCTACTGGATCCGCGTGTTCGGCGTGACCGCGGGCTACCACCGCTACTTCTCGCACCGCGCGTTCGAGACGAGCCGCCCGATGCAGTTCGTCCTCGCGTGGATCGCCCAGTCGACCTCGCAGAAGGGCGCGATCTGGTGGGCCTCGCACCACCGCGCGCACCACCTCTACTCCGACAGCGAGCGCGACCTCCACTCGCCGCGCCAGCACGGCTTCCTCCACGCGCACCTCGGCTGGCTCTTCTCGGGCAGCGACAAGACCGAGTGGAACCGCGTGAAGGACCTCGCGAAGTTCCCCGAGCTCGTGTGGCTCGAGAAGTACTACCTCGTGCCGCCGATCGTGACGGGCTTCCTCGTGTGGCTCTTCTTCGGCTGGAGCGGGCTCTTCATCGGGTTCTTCCTGAGCACCGTGTTCACGTGGCACGGCACGTTCTTCATCAACAGCCTCGCGCACGTCTGGGGCACGCGTCGCTTCGAGACGAAGGACGACAGCCGCAACAACCCGTTCCTCGCGATCCTCACGATGGGCGAGGGCTGGCACAACAACCACCACCACTACATGAGCTCGGCGCGCCAGGGCTTCTATTGGTGGGAGATCGACCTGACCTACTACCTGCTCGTCGCGATGGAGAAGGTCGGGCTCGTGTGGAACCTGAAGCAGCCGCCGGAGCGCGTGCTCGAGGCGGGTCGTCGCGCCGACGCCGAGCGTCGCGCGCTCGCCCGGGGTTGA
- a CDS encoding ATP-dependent DNA ligase has protein sequence MHAFARLYERLDATTSTQAKVDAMRDYFAGAPPEDAAWALFFLTGRRFKRLVPVRAMAGWAMEVTGVPGWLFEECYGAVGDLAEIIALLVAGVSYEVPPEPRAVIAPKDPRAARSLFDDEPAPEVPAAIRPTTLASWARAILALRDLPEPVQRARVLALWRDLDRTELMLVTKMITGEMRVGASALLVQRAVSAASGVPAPVIAHRMMGTWEPDAAFFARLVAPASIEEDPSRPYPFALASPLEQAPETLGPREAWRAEWKWDGIRCQLVRRAGELWLWSRGEDLVTERFPEIVHAARGLPDGLVLDGEAIAWRGDRPLPFAIMQRRIGRKALGPKVLAEAPVVFVAYDLLEEDREDLRERRFDERRARLERVIAERGDPSLRLSPMIDAPSWDALAEIRARSREEGTEGLMLKHRDAPYRPGRRRGEFWKWKIEPYSVDAVLVYAQPGSGKRSNLFTDYTFAVFDENRELVPFAKAYSGLEDEEIAELDRWIRRNTLDRHGPVRVVEPLHVFELAFEGIAPSTRHRSGVAVRFPRIARWRRDKPVEEADTIETLRALLRAPKDPPPRDV, from the coding sequence ATGCACGCGTTCGCGCGGCTCTACGAGCGGCTCGACGCGACGACCTCGACCCAGGCGAAGGTCGACGCGATGCGCGATTACTTCGCGGGCGCGCCGCCCGAGGATGCCGCGTGGGCGCTCTTCTTCCTCACCGGTCGTCGCTTCAAGCGCCTCGTCCCGGTGCGCGCGATGGCGGGCTGGGCGATGGAGGTCACCGGCGTGCCCGGCTGGCTCTTCGAGGAGTGCTACGGCGCGGTCGGCGATCTCGCGGAGATCATCGCGCTGCTCGTCGCCGGTGTGTCCTACGAGGTGCCGCCCGAGCCGCGCGCGGTGATCGCGCCGAAGGATCCTCGCGCGGCGCGCAGCCTCTTCGACGACGAGCCCGCGCCCGAGGTCCCTGCGGCGATCCGTCCGACGACGCTCGCGAGCTGGGCCCGCGCCATCCTCGCGCTGCGCGATCTCCCCGAGCCGGTGCAGCGCGCGCGTGTGCTCGCGCTGTGGCGCGACCTCGATCGCACCGAGCTGATGCTCGTGACCAAGATGATCACCGGCGAGATGCGCGTCGGCGCGTCCGCATTGCTCGTGCAGCGCGCGGTCTCGGCGGCGAGCGGCGTGCCCGCGCCGGTGATCGCGCATCGCATGATGGGCACGTGGGAGCCCGACGCCGCGTTCTTCGCGCGTCTCGTCGCGCCCGCGTCGATCGAAGAAGATCCTTCGCGCCCCTATCCGTTCGCGCTCGCGTCGCCGCTCGAGCAAGCGCCCGAGACGCTCGGTCCGCGCGAGGCGTGGCGCGCCGAATGGAAGTGGGACGGCATCCGCTGTCAGCTCGTGCGACGCGCCGGTGAGCTCTGGCTCTGGTCGCGCGGCGAGGATCTCGTCACCGAGCGATTCCCCGAGATCGTGCACGCCGCGCGCGGGCTGCCCGACGGTCTCGTGCTCGACGGCGAAGCGATCGCGTGGCGCGGCGATCGCCCGCTCCCGTTCGCGATCATGCAGCGACGCATCGGACGCAAGGCGCTCGGCCCGAAGGTGCTCGCCGAGGCGCCGGTCGTGTTCGTCGCGTACGACCTGCTCGAGGAGGATCGCGAAGATCTGCGCGAGCGCCGGTTCGACGAGCGACGCGCGCGGCTCGAGCGTGTGATCGCCGAGCGTGGCGATCCGAGCCTCCGCCTCTCGCCGATGATCGACGCGCCGAGCTGGGACGCGCTCGCCGAGATCCGCGCCCGCTCGCGCGAGGAGGGCACCGAGGGGCTGATGCTCAAGCATCGCGACGCGCCCTATCGCCCGGGCCGTCGTCGCGGCGAATTCTGGAAGTGGAAGATCGAGCCGTACTCGGTGGACGCGGTGCTCGTCTACGCGCAGCCCGGCTCGGGCAAGCGCTCGAACCTGTTCACCGACTACACGTTCGCCGTGTTCGACGAGAACCGCGAGCTCGTCCCGTTCGCGAAGGCGTACTCGGGCCTCGAGGACGAGGAGATCGCCGAGCTCGATCGCTGGATCCGACGCAACACCCTCGATCGCCACGGTCCGGTGCGCGTGGTCGAGCCGCTGCACGTGTTCGAGCTCGCCTTCGAGGGCATCGCGCCCTCGACGCGCCATCGCTCGGGCGTCGCGGTGCGCTTCCCGCGCATCGCGCGCTGGCGTCGCGACAAACCGGTCGAGGAAGCCGACACCATCGAGACGCTCCGCGCGCTCTTGCGCGCGCCCAAGGATCCTCCGCCGCGCGACGTATGA
- a CDS encoding ligase-associated DNA damage response exonuclease, whose amino-acid sequence MALLEPDDRGLWCAAGGFHVDPWAPVPRAVLTHGHGDHARPGSGSYLSVIEGAPILRRRLGDDATIQTLAYGERLRIGDTTVSLHPAGHVLGSAQIRIEHAGEIWVVTGDYKRDRDPTCAPFEPVRCDVLVTEATFALPIYRWPDPAQVIDDIVAFWDEARDAGVPALLFCYALGKAQRILAELAARGIDRPVHAHGAMMGITDVYRASPGMAPMLELRSATDAKKKDLEGALVLSPLSARGTSWIRRFSKARSGFASGWMQVRGDRRRRAIARGFVLSDHADWPALLRTIDESGASRVLATHGFADALARYVRETRGIDAGVLATRYEGEAGAEPDEAP is encoded by the coding sequence ATGGCGTTGCTCGAGCCCGATGATCGCGGCCTCTGGTGCGCTGCGGGCGGCTTCCACGTCGACCCGTGGGCGCCGGTGCCGCGCGCGGTGCTCACGCACGGTCACGGCGATCACGCGCGACCGGGATCGGGCTCGTACCTCAGCGTGATCGAGGGCGCACCGATCCTCCGGCGCAGGCTCGGCGACGACGCGACGATCCAGACGCTCGCCTACGGCGAGCGTCTGCGCATCGGCGACACGACGGTCTCGCTTCATCCCGCGGGTCACGTGCTCGGCTCCGCGCAGATCCGCATCGAGCACGCGGGCGAGATCTGGGTCGTCACCGGCGACTACAAGCGCGATCGCGATCCGACCTGCGCGCCCTTCGAGCCGGTGCGCTGCGACGTGCTGGTGACCGAGGCGACCTTCGCGCTGCCGATCTATCGCTGGCCCGATCCCGCGCAGGTGATCGACGACATCGTCGCGTTCTGGGACGAGGCGCGCGACGCCGGCGTGCCCGCGCTGCTCTTCTGCTACGCGCTCGGCAAGGCGCAGCGCATCCTCGCCGAGCTCGCGGCGCGCGGGATCGATCGCCCGGTCCACGCGCACGGCGCGATGATGGGCATCACCGACGTCTACCGCGCGAGCCCGGGCATGGCGCCGATGCTCGAGCTGCGCAGCGCGACCGACGCGAAGAAGAAGGACCTCGAGGGGGCGCTCGTGCTCTCGCCGCTCTCGGCGCGCGGCACCTCGTGGATCCGCCGGTTCTCCAAGGCGCGCAGCGGGTTCGCGTCGGGATGGATGCAGGTGCGCGGCGATCGACGTCGTCGCGCGATCGCTCGTGGCTTCGTGCTGAGCGATCACGCGGACTGGCCCGCGCTGCTGCGCACGATCGACGAGAGCGGCGCGTCGCGCGTGCTCGCGACGCACGGCTTCGCGGACGCGCTCGCGCGCTACGTGCGCGAGACCCGCGGCATCGACGCCGGTGTGCTCGCGACGCGTTACGAAGGCGAGGCCGGCGCCGAGCCGGACGAGGCACCCTGA
- a CDS encoding UvrD-helicase domain-containing protein, whose translation MRLTPEQFAVVESEGDVYVRACPGAGKTRTLVELAKRFTTRAPRRGVAFLSFTNAAGAEVRQRLTSDAPHLLRAPSYVGTFDSFLIRYVLGPDGLSTAPNARVQFCETWNDTVGLKSVSAGFPLDLFVPDGVGGLKLDDARADHVERAVLKKLTDDQRRQLIWVAERKLKPFLSRGVVTSPFLRAEAATRLSVAPAGLRVAHRFQLVLVDEAQDCDSVDLQIVSALRGAGCRLVVVADPEQGIFRFRGADPLAIGTLGLAELALTGNFRSTASICAASASLRAHELPPDTPQGEPRPEHPVQLLVYETSVGAEVGAQFSELLKRHKVDRANAIVVAHRDEDARRAVGAERAHDSTARGAVLARAVSPAASADDRAAGVQRIEEVLLSSLGEVAPGEPAARWCRVTARQILGTVAAGDATRGVCARARDALSSLSPPESTAFVENPRKLFNAKEPKGDLSRARMSVELRFSTAHGVKGREFDAVLVVVPNSTRLGELLSAWRDREHGHDGRAVLYVAATRARTLLAFAVPRHAASDVAGLLTRRGARVEQIVCSAVSTREDTRR comes from the coding sequence ATGAGGCTCACGCCGGAACAATTCGCCGTCGTCGAGTCCGAAGGCGACGTGTACGTTCGCGCGTGCCCGGGGGCCGGTAAGACGCGCACGCTCGTCGAACTCGCTAAGAGGTTCACGACGCGTGCCCCGCGTCGCGGAGTCGCGTTCCTGTCGTTCACCAACGCCGCAGGCGCAGAGGTTCGTCAGCGGCTGACGAGCGATGCTCCCCACCTCCTCCGAGCACCGAGCTACGTCGGAACGTTCGACTCATTCCTGATTCGGTATGTACTGGGTCCCGACGGCCTGAGTACCGCACCGAACGCTCGCGTGCAGTTCTGCGAGACGTGGAACGATACGGTCGGGCTCAAAAGTGTTAGCGCGGGGTTTCCGCTCGATCTCTTCGTACCGGACGGAGTGGGGGGCCTGAAGCTCGACGACGCTCGTGCAGACCATGTCGAGCGGGCAGTTCTCAAGAAGCTCACGGATGACCAGCGGCGGCAGCTCATCTGGGTCGCGGAACGGAAGCTGAAACCCTTTCTTAGTCGGGGGGTCGTGACCTCGCCGTTTCTCCGAGCAGAGGCGGCAACCAGACTCTCCGTTGCGCCAGCCGGTCTTCGCGTCGCCCACCGCTTCCAGCTCGTACTCGTTGATGAAGCCCAGGATTGCGACTCTGTCGACCTTCAGATCGTGTCAGCACTCCGAGGTGCTGGATGCCGCTTGGTAGTCGTCGCGGATCCAGAGCAGGGCATCTTCCGGTTTCGGGGCGCCGACCCGCTCGCGATCGGGACTCTCGGGCTGGCCGAGCTCGCGCTGACGGGGAACTTCCGCTCCACCGCCTCGATCTGCGCGGCGAGTGCGAGCCTTCGGGCGCATGAACTGCCGCCCGACACGCCACAGGGCGAGCCGCGGCCCGAGCATCCCGTCCAGCTTCTCGTCTACGAAACGAGCGTCGGTGCCGAGGTTGGGGCGCAGTTTTCCGAGCTGCTCAAGCGACACAAAGTCGATCGCGCGAATGCGATCGTCGTCGCGCACCGGGATGAAGACGCGCGGCGCGCGGTGGGTGCCGAACGCGCGCATGATTCGACCGCACGCGGCGCCGTGCTGGCGCGCGCCGTCTCGCCGGCCGCTTCCGCGGACGACCGAGCGGCAGGTGTTCAGCGCATCGAGGAGGTCTTGCTGTCGTCGCTCGGTGAAGTTGCTCCGGGCGAGCCAGCCGCTCGGTGGTGCCGCGTCACCGCTCGCCAGATTCTGGGCACGGTAGCGGCTGGCGATGCGACGCGAGGGGTGTGCGCCCGTGCTCGCGACGCGCTCTCGTCGCTAAGCCCCCCGGAATCGACTGCCTTCGTCGAAAACCCGCGAAAGCTCTTCAATGCGAAAGAGCCGAAGGGCGATCTGTCGCGGGCCCGCATGTCGGTTGAACTTCGCTTCTCGACGGCCCACGGCGTCAAGGGCCGGGAGTTCGATGCTGTTCTCGTCGTGGTGCCGAACAGCACGCGTCTCGGCGAGCTCCTGAGTGCCTGGAGGGATCGCGAACACGGACACGACGGACGCGCGGTGCTGTACGTCGCCGCTACGCGCGCGCGTACCCTCCTCGCGTTCGCGGTTCCGCGGCACGCGGCATCCGATGTCGCGGGGTTGCTGACGCGGCGAGGCGCACGCGTGGAGCAGATCGTGTGCTCCGCCGTGTCAACCCGGGAGGACACGCGGCGGTAG
- a CDS encoding ATP-dependent nuclease, with translation MYLRRLKLTNFRSCASTEVPFDETVTVLAGENNAGKSNVIDALRLLTAPSDARRTRFVGAEDVRLGATDLKLAIEFAGLDPAQCGIFFSALSSNGATDASWQYAWAPPAGTARRRSATWTVGPREHPETEPDIRDFVRHVHLPALRDADRDLASSSPGRIEFLLRQLLLGDEQKREALLGSARTASAAVLGQPPLIEAQKRVRDAFAPLTEGFHPHEAHLRFADPTLVGLARDLRFAIAQEGIDPAKLGQTGLGYSNLLYLASVLVELEAAKDAELTLLLVEEPEAHLHPQLQRAVLGLLEQRAKDSARPSTPGTHAGRIQVIVTTHSPNLTAATSVRRIVVLRAAHPTKPPAVAPTGSVAADASSPSDSPESSGTNEGGEPATKPNVSAPGVVLPVSPATAPPLQPSAPVLPTAATSGETVAVAIAELGLDVDAQRKIDRYLDVTKASLLFGQRVLLVEGIAEALLMPAFAACVLSKAEIARFRSAALLAIDGVDFEPYVRLLLTGAGQPVTRLAEKVVVLTDEDPSEPSTAEPPEPDGSGGAAASAVAAPPVAPIAKPAAGRARADELLALAKELGAADRLHVAITPRTLEASLVSDAQTGAAACDVLKEAFAACVGARGRDGREREWKSRIADLPLATRGEALIDWMTSTKTRKGDFAQILAGLIDRDAEANKLFAVPPHIASALRALVATS, from the coding sequence ATGTACCTGCGCCGCCTGAAGCTGACGAACTTTCGTTCGTGCGCGTCCACGGAGGTTCCGTTTGACGAGACGGTGACCGTTCTCGCCGGGGAGAACAACGCGGGTAAGAGCAACGTCATCGATGCCCTTCGTCTCCTGACGGCCCCATCCGACGCACGCCGCACGCGGTTCGTTGGCGCGGAGGATGTGCGCCTCGGAGCGACGGACCTCAAGCTTGCGATCGAGTTCGCCGGGCTCGACCCCGCGCAGTGCGGCATCTTCTTCAGCGCGCTGTCGTCGAACGGCGCCACCGATGCCTCGTGGCAATACGCCTGGGCTCCGCCTGCGGGCACAGCGCGCCGTCGATCGGCCACGTGGACGGTTGGGCCGCGCGAGCACCCGGAGACGGAGCCGGACATCCGAGACTTCGTTCGGCACGTCCACCTGCCTGCCCTGCGAGATGCCGACCGGGACCTCGCATCGAGCAGCCCTGGCCGAATCGAGTTTCTCCTCCGCCAACTGCTGCTCGGCGACGAACAGAAGCGAGAAGCGCTCCTTGGGAGCGCTCGGACTGCGTCCGCGGCGGTTCTCGGCCAACCGCCGCTGATTGAGGCGCAGAAGCGGGTGCGAGATGCGTTCGCACCTCTGACGGAGGGCTTTCACCCGCACGAGGCCCATCTGAGATTCGCAGACCCGACGCTCGTCGGGCTCGCCAGAGATCTCCGGTTTGCGATCGCCCAGGAAGGCATCGATCCCGCGAAGCTCGGACAGACTGGGCTCGGCTACTCAAACCTCCTCTATCTCGCGAGCGTGCTGGTGGAGTTGGAGGCGGCGAAGGATGCGGAGCTGACGTTGCTGCTTGTCGAGGAACCCGAGGCGCACCTCCACCCGCAGCTTCAGCGCGCGGTGCTTGGCTTGCTCGAGCAGCGCGCCAAAGACTCAGCACGACCCTCCACGCCCGGAACACACGCCGGGCGGATCCAGGTGATCGTCACGACGCATTCGCCGAACCTGACGGCGGCGACGTCCGTGCGACGAATCGTGGTGCTGCGCGCAGCGCACCCCACGAAGCCGCCCGCCGTTGCGCCGACTGGGTCGGTGGCTGCCGACGCTTCATCCCCGTCGGACTCGCCCGAAAGTTCCGGCACGAACGAGGGCGGTGAACCGGCCACGAAGCCGAACGTGTCAGCGCCGGGCGTCGTGCTTCCCGTATCTCCCGCGACCGCGCCGCCCTTGCAGCCGTCGGCCCCGGTGCTCCCGACTGCCGCGACATCGGGTGAGACAGTGGCGGTCGCCATCGCGGAACTCGGGCTGGATGTCGACGCCCAGCGGAAGATCGACCGCTATCTCGACGTGACGAAGGCGTCGCTCCTCTTCGGACAACGGGTCCTGTTGGTGGAGGGGATCGCGGAGGCGCTGCTCATGCCGGCGTTCGCCGCGTGCGTGCTCAGCAAAGCGGAGATTGCACGCTTCCGGTCGGCCGCGCTGCTTGCAATCGACGGGGTCGACTTCGAACCCTACGTCCGCCTCCTCCTGACGGGCGCGGGGCAGCCGGTGACGCGCCTCGCCGAGAAGGTCGTGGTCCTGACGGACGAGGATCCGAGCGAGCCGTCGACCGCGGAGCCGCCGGAGCCCGACGGTTCGGGTGGCGCCGCTGCGAGCGCCGTGGCCGCTCCTCCCGTCGCACCCATCGCGAAGCCGGCGGCGGGAAGAGCGCGCGCCGACGAGCTGTTGGCCTTGGCCAAGGAGCTCGGCGCGGCAGATAGGCTCCACGTCGCCATCACACCGCGCACGCTCGAGGCGTCGCTGGTGTCCGACGCTCAGACCGGTGCGGCGGCGTGCGACGTGCTGAAGGAAGCCTTCGCGGCGTGCGTCGGTGCGAGGGGACGCGATGGGCGGGAACGCGAGTGGAAGAGCCGGATCGCCGATCTCCCGCTCGCCACACGGGGCGAAGCGCTGATCGACTGGATGACGTCCACCAAGACGCGGAAAGGCGATTTCGCGCAGATTCTGGCCGGGCTCATAGACCGCGACGCCGAGGCGAACAAGCTGTTCGCGGTCCCTCCGCACATCGCGAGCGCCCTGCGTGCGCTCGTCGCGACGTCATGA
- a CDS encoding ATP-binding protein, protein MTPRLRLGARHSIDGRHGLGAFELPAHHLLTHAVVVGMTGSGKTGLVTVMVEEALRAEIPVLVIDVKGDLPNLALAFPSFDPALMAPWVEPAAGDDDGVADEPVVLEAALEREEGLRAWEIGEDQLAELAARSTVRVLTPGSDAGEPLHLLSALERRSSRWDHDVAGARAALSAAISLVLRLTGRDGDPGKSREHALLSVLAEARLRPGESATLDALIPEILEPSIGFIGALAVDAFVPARLRGELAADLNTLIASPSFASWRTGLELDVGAWMEKVDGKTPATIVSVAHLDDEERALVLGVLLEEVLTWVRSLPGSARLRAMIVFDEVFGFIPPHPANPPTKRPLVALMKQARAYGVGCVLATQNPMDLDYRALSNAGTWVLGRLQTDADRARVMEGLGEDKKKSELGALVKKLSHRWFVVRDAKAPELCLLQPRWAMSYLRGPMTQSEIRRARGPR, encoded by the coding sequence ATGACTCCTCGGCTTCGCCTCGGCGCGCGCCACTCGATCGATGGTCGACACGGGCTCGGCGCGTTCGAGCTCCCGGCGCACCACCTGCTCACGCACGCGGTGGTCGTGGGCATGACCGGCAGCGGCAAGACCGGGCTCGTGACCGTGATGGTCGAGGAGGCGCTGCGCGCCGAGATCCCGGTGCTCGTGATCGACGTGAAGGGCGATCTGCCGAACCTCGCGCTCGCGTTCCCGTCGTTCGATCCCGCGCTGATGGCGCCCTGGGTCGAGCCCGCCGCGGGCGACGACGACGGCGTCGCCGACGAGCCGGTGGTGCTCGAGGCGGCGCTCGAGCGCGAGGAGGGACTTCGTGCGTGGGAGATCGGCGAGGATCAGCTCGCCGAGCTCGCGGCACGCTCGACGGTGCGCGTGCTGACGCCGGGGTCCGACGCCGGCGAGCCGCTTCATCTGCTCTCCGCGCTCGAGCGTCGATCGTCGCGCTGGGATCACGACGTCGCGGGCGCGCGCGCCGCGCTGAGCGCCGCGATCTCGCTGGTGCTGCGGCTCACCGGACGCGACGGCGATCCCGGAAAGAGCCGCGAGCACGCGCTGCTCTCGGTGCTCGCCGAGGCGCGGCTGCGACCCGGCGAGAGCGCGACGCTCGACGCGCTGATCCCCGAGATCCTCGAGCCGTCGATCGGGTTCATCGGCGCGCTCGCCGTCGACGCGTTCGTGCCGGCGCGGCTGCGCGGCGAGCTCGCGGCGGATCTGAACACGCTGATCGCGTCTCCCTCGTTCGCGTCGTGGCGCACCGGGCTCGAGCTCGACGTGGGCGCGTGGATGGAGAAGGTGGACGGCAAGACGCCGGCGACGATCGTGAGCGTGGCGCACCTCGACGACGAGGAGCGCGCGCTGGTGCTGGGCGTGCTGCTCGAGGAAGTGCTCACCTGGGTGCGCAGCCTGCCGGGCAGCGCGCGTCTGCGCGCGATGATCGTGTTCGACGAGGTGTTCGGCTTCATCCCGCCGCACCCCGCGAACCCGCCGACCAAACGCCCGCTGGTCGCCCTGATGAAGCAGGCGCGCGCCTATGGCGTCGGCTGCGTGCTCGCGACCCAGAACCCGATGGACCTCGACTATCGCGCGCTCTCCAACGCAGGCACGTGGGTGCTCGGACGCCTCCAGACCGACGCCGATCGAGCCCGCGTGATGGAAGGGCTCGGCGAGGACAAGAAGAAGAGCGAGCTCGGCGCGCTGGTGAAGAAGCTCTCGCACCGCTGGTTCGTGGTGCGCGACGCGAAGGCGCCCGAGCTGTGCTTGCTCCAGCCCCGCTGGGCCATGTCGTACCTGCGCGGCCCGATGACCCAGAGCGAGATCCGGAGAGCGCGAGGCCCTCGGTGA
- a CDS encoding DUF2188 domain-containing protein, which yields MDGRTVYHVEPEDDLWRVKLAGDSLNEYADTKESAIARAKQLARRAPRAQVVIFDEDGRVEQEIYFDPTTERSI from the coding sequence ATGGACGGCCGGACCGTGTACCACGTGGAGCCCGAGGACGATCTCTGGCGAGTGAAGCTCGCGGGCGACAGCCTGAACGAGTACGCCGACACCAAGGAGAGCGCGATCGCGCGCGCGAAGCAGCTCGCACGGCGCGCCCCGCGCGCCCAGGTCGTGATCTTCGACGAGGACGGCCGCGTCGAGCAGGAGATCTACTTCGACCCGACCACGGAGCGGAGCATCTAG